The following coding sequences are from one Triticum dicoccoides isolate Atlit2015 ecotype Zavitan chromosome 4A, WEW_v2.0, whole genome shotgun sequence window:
- the LOC119289901 gene encoding uncharacterized protein LOC119289901, which produces MEAQPPEIDAPATAFWSLSSSSSPTAKRTRYASASSVFAASRPRGWAELPEDFVQSLVARLSSFRDLLAFGATCRPWRDLLSARTPSLQPLLLHPTTDSQRSPWFHQWIVFQECTWKLSDPWRLDNSVAASSWHSLLSLSDLRRMFFLRCSYGHLIFCDEDGFCIVNAFSGAKVVPPRLKSGNFTRVSYVTLTAPVASADSHLLVGSGVYLFQWRIGSDSWSEHCPKVLLLKIEQMVAFKGKTYALGSFGSFCIVHLSPSLIIQKFKLVFEEDRTEDLYWTNQKTWLVACGDALLLIKLEAGRKICSEVEPIQFKAFKLDSLDAVNKKARWVKLDRLDNWAIFVSADIRCEALPCMNPERWGGKSNHIYFPCYQSQQPWAAVKLWKRYNDLARCLQLVNTGIQFHRLESTWILPGTFPRSGQR; this is translated from the coding sequence GGCTAAGAGAACCCGTTATGCCTCTGCCTCCTCCGTCTTTGCCGCATCCAGGCCACGTGGATGGGCAGAGCTCCCGGAAGATTTTGTCCAATCATTAGTCGCTCGCCTCAGCTCCTTCCGCGACCTCCTTGCCTTCGGTGCCACCTGTCGTCCTTGGCGTGATCTATTGTCAGCACGCACGCCCTCTTTGCAGCCTCTCCTCCTACACCCGACTACCGACAGCCAACGATCTCCCTGGTTTCACCAATGGATCGTTTTCCAGGAATGCACGTGGAAATTGTCTGATCCATGGAGATTGGATAATTCAGTTGCCGCCTCATCCTGGCACAGTTTGCTTTCCTTGAGTGACCTCAGAAGAATGTTCTTTCTGCGCTGCTCCTATGGCCACCTCATCTTCTGCGACGAAGATGGGTTCTGCATTGTTAACGCGTTCAGTGGCGCTAAGGTTGTGCCTCCTCGCCTCAAGTCAGGTAACTTCACTCGCGTTAGCTATGTCACCTTGACTGCCCCTGTTGCATCTGCCGACTCGCATCTCCTTGTCGGCAGTGGAGTCTATCTGTTCCAGTGGCGCATCGGGAGCGACTCTTGGTCAGAACACTGTCCTAAAGTTCTTCTTCTTAAGATTGAACAAATGGTGGCCTTCAAGGGCAAAACATACGCCCTAGGGTCTTTTGGGTCCTTCTGCATCGTACACTTGTCACCTAGTCTCATAATTCAgaagtttaaacttgtgtttgaggAAGATAGAACCGAAGATCTCTATTGGACAAATCAAAAAACATGGCTTGTGGCGTGCGGCGATGCACTTCTCTTGATCAAACTTGAGGCAGGAAGGAAGATATGCTCGGAGGTTGAGCCCATCCAGTTCAAGGCCTTCAAACTCGACTCACTTGATGCCGTGAACAAGAAGGCAAGGTGGGTGAAGTTGGACAGGTTGGATAACTGGGCCATCTTTGTCAGTGCCGACATACGATGCGAGGCGTTGCCATGCATGAACCCGGAGAGATGGGGAGGGAAAAGCAACCACATATACTTCCCATGTTATCAGTCTCAACAACCATGGGCtgcagtcaaactatggaaaagatATAACGACCTTGCGAGATGTTTGCAGCTCGTGAATACTGGAATCCAGTTCCATAGATTGGAGTCAACCTGGATCCTTCCTGGCACATTTCCTCGCTCCGGTCAGCGATGA